In Procambarus clarkii isolate CNS0578487 chromosome 60, FALCON_Pclarkii_2.0, whole genome shotgun sequence, one genomic interval encodes:
- the LOC138353917 gene encoding axoneme-associated protein mst101(2)-like, with product MLRERYNDARSKRYNDARSKRCNDARSKRCNNARSKRYNDPRSKRCNDARSKRCNNARSKRCNDARSKRYNDARSKRCNNARSKRCNDARSKRCNNARSKRCNDARSKRCNNARSKRCNDARSKRCNNARSKRYNNARSKRYNDARSKRCNNARSKRYNNARSKRYNNARSKRCNNARSKRYNNARSKRCNNARSKRYNNARSKCCNNARSKRYNNARSKRYNNARSKRCNNARSKRYNNARSKRCNNARSKRCNNARSKRYNNARSKRCNNARSKRYNNARSKRCNNARSKRYNNARSKRYNNARSKRYNNARSKRYNDARSKRYNDARSKRYNDARSKRYNDARSKRYNDARSKRNNDARSKRYNNARSKRYNDARSKRYNDARSKRYNDARSKPYNDARSKRYNDARSKRYNDARSKRYNDARSKRYNDARSKRYNDARSKRYNDARSKRYNDACSKRCNDARSKRCNDARSKRCNDARSKRCNDARSKRCNDARSKRCNDARSKRCNDARSKRYNNARSKRYNDARSKRCNDARSKRCNDARSKRCNDARSKRYNDARSKRSTRAISTRGQL from the coding sequence ATGTTAAGGGAACGCTACAACGACGCACGCAGTAAACGCTACAACGACGCACGCAGTAAACGCTGCAACGACGCACGCAGTAAACGCTGCAACAACGCACGCAGTAAACGCTACAACGACCCACGCAGTAAACGCTGCAATGACGCACGCAGTAAACGCTGCAACAACGCACGCAGTAAACGCTGCAATGACGCACGCAGTAAACGCTACAACGACGCACGCAGTAAACGCTGCAACAACGCACGCAGTAAACGCTGCAACGACGCACGCAGTAAACGCTGCAACAACGCACGCAGTAAACGCTGCAACGACGCACGCAGTAAACGCTGCAACAACGCACGCAGTAAACGCTGCAACGACGCACGCAGTAAACGCTGCAACAACGCACGCAGTAAACGCTACAACAACGCACGCAGTAAACGCTACAATGACGCACGCAGTAAACGCTGCAACAACGCACGCAGTAAACGCTACAACAACGCACGCAGTAAACGCTACAACAACGCACGCAGTAAACGCTGCAACAACGCACGCAGTAAACGCTACAACAACGCACGCAGTAAACGCTGCAACAACGCACGCAGTAAACGCTACAACAACGCACGCAGTAAATGCTGCAACAACGCACGCAGTAAACGCTACAACAACGCACGCAGTAAACGCTACAACAACGCACGCAGTAAACGCTGCAACAACGCACGCAGTAAACGCTACAACAACGCACGCAGTAAACGCTGCAACAACGCACGCAGTAAACGCTGCAACAACGCACGCAGTAAACGCTACAACAACGCACGCAGTAAACGCTGCAACAACGCACGCAGTAAACGCTACAACAACGCACGCAGTAAACGCTGCAACAACGCACGCAGTAAACGCTACAACAACGCACGCAGTAAACGCTACAACAACGCACGCAGTAAACGCTACAACAACGCACGCAGTAAACGCTACAACGACGCACGCAGTAAACGCTACAACGACGCACGCAGTAAACGCTACAACGACGCACGCAGTAAACGCTACAACGACGCACGCAGTAAACGCTACAACGACGCACGCAGTAAACGCAACAACGACGCACGCAGTAAACGCTACAACAACGCACGCAGTAAACGCTACAACGACGCACGCAGTAAACGCTACAACGACGCACGCAGTAAACGCTACAACGACGCACGCAGTAAACCCTACAACGACGCACGCAGTAAACGCTACAACGACGCACGCAGTAAACGCTACAACGACGCACGCAGTAAACGCTACAATGACGCACGCAGTAAACGCTACAACGACGCACGCAGTAAACGCTACAACGACGCACGCAGTAAACGCTACAACGACGCACGCAGTAAACGCTACAACGACGCATGCAGTAAACGCTGCAATGACGCACGCAGTAAACGCTGCAACGACGCACGCAGTAAACGCTGCAACGACGCACGCAGTAAACGCTGCAACGACGCACGCAGTAAACGCTGCAACGACGCACGCAGTAAACGCTGCAACGACGCACGCAGTAAACGCTGCAACGACGCACGCAGTAAACGCTACAACAACGCACGCAGTAAACGCTACAACGACGCACGCAGTAAACGCTGCAACGACGCACGCAGTAAACGCTGCAACGACGCACGCAGTAAACGCTGCAACGACGCACGCAGTAAACGCTACAACGACGCACGCAGTAAACGCTCCACAAGAGCAATTTCCACCAGAGGCCAACTGTAG